In Candidatus Methylacidiphilales bacterium, the sequence TCGTTTTCAGCAAATCGAGAAGCGAAGCCTTGGGCGGCTCTTTCTTCCGGCCTTCGGCAATGTCGATGGAGTCGCGGACAAAAACCGCCACCCGTTCGGCGGGAATGGCGAAACCGATGTTCTCCGCGCCCTTGCCGACCTTGGCCGTGTTGAGACCGACAAATTGTCCCAGGATATCCACCAGGGGACCGCCGCTGTTGCCCGGGTTGATGGCCGCGTCGGTCTGAAGCAGGGCATCATAGGCAACGCCATCGACTGTAATGTTTCGGTTGGTGGCGCTCAAAATTCCCTGGCTGACGCTGCTTTCAAACCCGATGGGGTTGCCGATGGCGATCACGGTCTGGCCGAGCAGGTTGGGGGAAAGTTTGACCAGATCGAGCATGGGCAGAGGGTCTTTGGACTCGATTTTGATGAGGGCAAGGTCCAGGTCGGAATCGGAACGGATCAATTTTGCGTCGTAGGTTTTTTTATCCGCCAGGGTGACCTTGATTTTTTCCTGCGAAGCGCGCCCGGCGACGTGTTCGTTCGTCACGATATAGCCTGCGGATGACACAAGGACGCCGGAACCCAGGCTGCGCACGGGCACCTGCGTGATTTGCCCATGCTGGATGTAGGAGTTTCCAAAAAAGCGTTCGAAGAAAAGATCGGAGGGGTCCTGCTGAATCCGTGTTTCGACCGTTTCGGTGTAAATATTGACAACGGCGGGGCGGACTTTTTTGACGACCTGGACCACCGGCTCGTTTTCAGGCGAGACAGTTTGCGCCGAAGCCGTCACGAAACTGTAAAGAAACAGTGCTGAAAATGGGAGCAGGACCAAACGATGAATACGCATGATTATGGAGCGAGTCATTACCGGCAGTATAGGCGATTTTGCCGCGTGAAGGAAGAGGACTTTGCTGTTCTGGATGAAGAATTTATCCAGAGGCTTTGGTTTGAGGAATTGTATCAAAACCCGCTCCGGACGATGGATGGCAGGGAAATCCAGGTATTACA encodes:
- a CDS encoding trypsin-like peptidase domain-containing protein codes for the protein MRIHRLVLLPFSALFLYSFVTASAQTVSPENEPVVQVVKKVRPAVVNIYTETVETRIQQDPSDLFFERFFGNSYIQHGQITQVPVRSLGSGVLVSSAGYIVTNEHVAGRASQEKIKVTLADKKTYDAKLIRSDSDLDLALIKIESKDPLPMLDLVKLSPNLLGQTVIAIGNPIGFESSVSQGILSATNRNITVDGVAYDALLQTDAAINPGNSGGPLVDILGQFVGLNTAKVGKGAENIGFAIPAERVAVFVRDSIDIAEGRKKEPPKASLLDLLKTKFGMTVQEMDQPLAESFGYTAGTGLLVSHVEPGSPAEQVGIQKGMLLRGVGPYRVRTEAELPHELQRLKKGESARVTVSFYRQAGNRYVLLTSSVQMQAR